Proteins from a genomic interval of Plodia interpunctella isolate USDA-ARS_2022_Savannah chromosome 20, ilPloInte3.2, whole genome shotgun sequence:
- the LOC128678677 gene encoding probable cytochrome P450 301a1, mitochondrial isoform X1, producing the protein MGRSLHSFSAYARPYLANNARSATTGCPFSKRQQSQIAPTAELTEEIFANAKPYSDVPGPKPIPILGNTWRMVPIIGQFDISEFAKVTKMFLDKYGRIVRLGGLIGRPDLLFVYDADEIERMYRREGPTPFRPSMPCLVKYKSEVRKEFFGSLPGVVGVHGEQWRKFRSKVQRPILQPQTVKKYVGPIEMVTQDFIRYMEDARDENGDLPHEFDNDIHRWSLECIGRVALDVRLGCLSSKLSSDSEPQRIIDAAKFALRNVAVLELKAPYWRYFPTPLWNKYVNNMNFFVELCTRYINEALERLQSKKVTSESDLSLLERVLKSEGDPKIATVMALDLILVGIDTISMAVCSILYQASIRVKQQEKMAEEIRKVLPDPNQPLTYNDLDKLHYTKAFVREVFRMYSTVIGNGRTLQEDDVICGYHIPKGVQVVFPTIVTGNMSQFVSEPAEFRPERWLEPDGKLHPFASLPYGFGARICLGRRFADLEIQVLLAKLLRRYRLEYHHEPLQYAVTFMYAPDGPLRLRMLPR; encoded by the exons ATGGGTCGCTCTCTGCACTCGTTCTCTGCGTACGCGCGCCCTTACCTAGCCAATAACGCACGATCCGCTACCACAGGATGCCCTTTCTCGAAACGACAGCAGTCACAAATAGCGCCAACCGCAGAATTAACCGAAGAAATCTTCGCAAATGCCAAACCTTATTCCGACGTCCCCGGACCTAAGCCCATCCCTATCTTGGGGAACACTTGGCGAATGGTCCCTATTATAGGTCAGTTCGATATATCAGAATTCGCGAAGGTGACAAAAATGTTTCTGGATAAGTACGGAAGGATCGTCCGCTTAGGAGGGCTTATAGGGCGACCTGATTTACTATTTGTTTATGATGCTGATGAAATCGAGCGAATGTATAGGCGAGAAGGGCCCACGCCCTTCAGACCGTCAATGCCGTGTTTGGTGAAATATAAATCAGAAGTGAGGAAGGAGTTCTTTGGATCATTGCCAGGCGTCGTTGGAGT CCACGGAGAACAATGGCGCAAGTTCCGCTCGAAGGTTCAGCGTCCAATTCTGCAGCCGCAGACAGTGAAAAAGTATGTGGGTCCCATCGAGATGGTCACACAGGACTTCATCCGCTACATGGAGGACGCGAGGGACGAGAACGGAGAcctgccacacgagtttgatAATGATATACATCGGTGGTCTCTCGAGT GTATCGGTCGCGTGGCGTTAGACGTCCGGCTCGGCTGCCTCTCCAGCAAGCTGAGCAGCGACTCCGAACCCCAACGCATCATCGACGCAGCCAAGTTTGCTTTGAGGAATGTCGCTGTGTTGGAGCTGAAGGCGCCATACTGGAGATATTTCCCGACCCCCCTCTGGAACAAATACGTTAATAATATGAACTTCTTTGTTGA gcTATGTACTCGGTACATCAACGAAGCCCTAGAGAGATTGCAGAGCAAGAAAGTGACGTCAGAGAGCGATTTATCTTTGTTAGAGCGAGTGCTCAAGAGCGAAGGAGACCCGAAAATTGCAACTGTCATGGCGCTCGATCTTATTCTTGTGGGAATTGATACG ATATCAATGGCGGTGTGCTCGATCCTATACCAAGCCTCGATTCGCGTGAAGCAACAAGAGAAAATGGCGGAGGAGATCCGGAAAGTGCTTCCAGATCCGAACCAGCCTCTCACCTACAATGATCTGGATAAACTGCACTACACCAAGGCATTCGTTAGAGAAGTCTTCAg GATGTATTCTACAGTTATCGGCAATGGGCGCACCCTTCAAGAAGATGACGTTATTTGCGGCTATCATATTCCTAAAGGg GTTCAAGTGGTATTCCCGACAATAGTGACGGGCAACATGTCGCAGTTCGTGTCGGAGCCGGCCGAGTTCCGGCCGGAGCGCTGGCTGGAGCCGGACGGCAAGTTACACCCGTTCGCGTCCCTGCCCTACGGCTTCGGGGCCCGGATCTGCTTGGGGAGGAGATTCGCTGATCTGGAGATACAAGTATTATTGGCTAag CTACTCCGTCGCTACCGCTTGGAATACCACCACGAGCCGCTGCAGTACGCAGTCACGTTCATGTACGCGCCCGACGGCCCGCTGCGCCTGCGCATGTTACCGCGATAA
- the LOC128678677 gene encoding probable cytochrome P450 301a1, mitochondrial isoform X2: MVTQDFIRYMEDARDENGDLPHEFDNDIHRWSLECIGRVALDVRLGCLSSKLSSDSEPQRIIDAAKFALRNVAVLELKAPYWRYFPTPLWNKYVNNMNFFVELCTRYINEALERLQSKKVTSESDLSLLERVLKSEGDPKIATVMALDLILVGIDTISMAVCSILYQASIRVKQQEKMAEEIRKVLPDPNQPLTYNDLDKLHYTKAFVREVFRMYSTVIGNGRTLQEDDVICGYHIPKGVQVVFPTIVTGNMSQFVSEPAEFRPERWLEPDGKLHPFASLPYGFGARICLGRRFADLEIQVLLAKLLRRYRLEYHHEPLQYAVTFMYAPDGPLRLRMLPR; the protein is encoded by the exons ATGGTCACACAGGACTTCATCCGCTACATGGAGGACGCGAGGGACGAGAACGGAGAcctgccacacgagtttgatAATGATATACATCGGTGGTCTCTCGAGT GTATCGGTCGCGTGGCGTTAGACGTCCGGCTCGGCTGCCTCTCCAGCAAGCTGAGCAGCGACTCCGAACCCCAACGCATCATCGACGCAGCCAAGTTTGCTTTGAGGAATGTCGCTGTGTTGGAGCTGAAGGCGCCATACTGGAGATATTTCCCGACCCCCCTCTGGAACAAATACGTTAATAATATGAACTTCTTTGTTGA gcTATGTACTCGGTACATCAACGAAGCCCTAGAGAGATTGCAGAGCAAGAAAGTGACGTCAGAGAGCGATTTATCTTTGTTAGAGCGAGTGCTCAAGAGCGAAGGAGACCCGAAAATTGCAACTGTCATGGCGCTCGATCTTATTCTTGTGGGAATTGATACG ATATCAATGGCGGTGTGCTCGATCCTATACCAAGCCTCGATTCGCGTGAAGCAACAAGAGAAAATGGCGGAGGAGATCCGGAAAGTGCTTCCAGATCCGAACCAGCCTCTCACCTACAATGATCTGGATAAACTGCACTACACCAAGGCATTCGTTAGAGAAGTCTTCAg GATGTATTCTACAGTTATCGGCAATGGGCGCACCCTTCAAGAAGATGACGTTATTTGCGGCTATCATATTCCTAAAGGg GTTCAAGTGGTATTCCCGACAATAGTGACGGGCAACATGTCGCAGTTCGTGTCGGAGCCGGCCGAGTTCCGGCCGGAGCGCTGGCTGGAGCCGGACGGCAAGTTACACCCGTTCGCGTCCCTGCCCTACGGCTTCGGGGCCCGGATCTGCTTGGGGAGGAGATTCGCTGATCTGGAGATACAAGTATTATTGGCTAag CTACTCCGTCGCTACCGCTTGGAATACCACCACGAGCCGCTGCAGTACGCAGTCACGTTCATGTACGCGCCCGACGGCCCGCTGCGCCTGCGCATGTTACCGCGATAA